One window of the Streptomyces asoensis genome contains the following:
- a CDS encoding winged helix-turn-helix transcriptional regulator: protein MQVGTAEAEGMCPHRLVLEHVTSRWGVLVLIELLDRSHRFSELRRAIGGVGRPVSEKMLTQTLQTLERDGLVHRDAKPVIPPRVDYSLTDLGREAAEQVRALALWTHTRMPDVEQARRTYDEARELRSRAS, encoded by the coding sequence ATGCAGGTGGGAACGGCCGAAGCAGAAGGCATGTGTCCTCACCGACTCGTCCTCGAACATGTCACCAGCCGCTGGGGTGTCCTGGTGCTGATCGAGCTGCTCGACCGCTCGCACCGGTTCAGCGAGCTGCGCCGGGCGATCGGCGGGGTGGGCCGGCCGGTCAGCGAGAAGATGCTCACCCAGACCCTCCAGACCCTCGAACGCGACGGCCTGGTGCACCGCGACGCCAAGCCGGTCATCCCGCCGCGCGTCGACTACTCCCTGACCGACCTCGGCAGGGAGGCGGCCGAGCAGGTGCGCGCGCTCGCCCTGTGGACGCACACCCGGATGCCGGACGTGGAGCAGGCCCGCCGGACATACGACGAGGCCCGGGAACTCCGCTCCCGGGCCTCGTGA
- a CDS encoding 2-oxoacid:ferredoxin oxidoreductase subunit beta: MAETSTEGTGTIEALSLVPKAVARQSMKDFKSDQEVRWCPGCGDYAILAAVQGFMPELGLAKENIVFVSGIGCSSRFPYYMNTYGMHSIHGRAPAIATGLAASRRDLSVWVVTGDGDALSIGGNHLIHALRRNVNLKILLFNNRIYGLTKGQYSPTSEIGKITKSTPMGSLDAPFNPVSLALGAEASFVARTIDSDRKHLTEVLRQAAAHPGTALVEIYQNCNIFNDGAFEALKDRQSAEEALIRLEHGQPIRFGAERARGVVRDPASGDLRVVTVTPENEADVLVHDAHAASPTTAFALSRLADPDTLHHTPIGVLRSVERQVYDTQLADQLDAAIEQHGKGDLGALLAGGDTWTVVG; encoded by the coding sequence ATGGCTGAGACCTCGACGGAAGGCACGGGCACGATCGAGGCGCTCTCGCTCGTCCCCAAGGCCGTGGCCCGCCAGTCCATGAAGGACTTCAAGTCCGATCAGGAAGTGCGCTGGTGCCCCGGCTGCGGTGACTACGCGATCCTGGCGGCCGTTCAGGGCTTCATGCCGGAGCTGGGGCTGGCCAAGGAGAACATCGTCTTCGTGTCGGGCATCGGCTGCTCGTCGCGCTTCCCGTACTACATGAACACGTACGGCATGCACTCCATCCACGGTCGGGCGCCGGCCATCGCGACCGGCCTCGCCGCCTCCCGGCGGGACCTGAGCGTGTGGGTGGTCACGGGCGACGGCGACGCGCTGTCCATCGGCGGCAACCATCTGATCCACGCGCTGCGGCGGAACGTGAACCTGAAGATCCTGCTGTTCAACAACCGGATCTACGGGCTCACCAAGGGCCAGTACTCGCCCACCTCGGAAATCGGCAAGATCACCAAGTCGACGCCGATGGGCTCGCTGGACGCGCCCTTCAACCCGGTGTCGCTGGCGCTCGGCGCGGAGGCGTCGTTCGTGGCGCGCACCATCGACTCCGACCGCAAGCATCTGACGGAGGTGCTGCGCCAGGCCGCCGCCCACCCCGGCACGGCGCTGGTCGAGATCTACCAGAACTGCAACATCTTCAACGACGGCGCGTTCGAGGCGTTGAAGGACCGGCAGTCGGCCGAGGAGGCGCTGATCCGGCTCGAGCACGGGCAGCCGATCCGGTTCGGGGCGGAACGCGCGCGGGGCGTCGTGCGCGACCCGGCGAGCGGCGATCTCCGGGTCGTCACGGTGACCCCGGAGAACGAGGCGGACGTCCTGGTCCACGACGCGCACGCCGCGTCCCCGACCACCGCCTTCGCGCTGTCCCGGCTGGCCGACCCGGACACCCTGCACCACACGCCGATCGGCGTACTGCGCTCGGTCGAACGGCAGGTCTACGACACTCAGCTGGCGGATCAGCTGGACGCGGCGATCGAGCAGCACGGCAAGGGCGATCTGGGGGCGCTGCTGGCGGGCGGGGACACCTGGACGGTCGTCGGCTGA